The DNA region GACCCAGGCCGCCGGGATCGGCGCCGGGGCGAAGGCGGCGCCGCCCGACCGGACCGCCGTGCTGGCGACGGGGCGGCCCTGCTCGTGCAGCCGGATCTCCGCCGCGAGGCCGATCAGGGCCAGGCCGGCCAGGATGGCGGCAGCGGCGAGCAGCTTCTTCACGGTCGGCTCCCCACCCCGGCGCGGTCGAATCCGCCCGCGCATCCCCCTCGAAGGGGTAGAGGCTCGGACTGTCCCGTTCCAGCCCGCCGGGCCGAACTTCGCGCGTTTAGCTTAACCCGGGCGCGCCGGCTCCGCGGGCCGCTCAGGCCGCGTCCGCCCGGCGCTCGGTGATCCAGCGCGTCGCGTCGGCCCGCGGGGCGACCACGTCGGTGTCGATGCGCAGCTGCGGGCTGTAGGCCGGATCCTCCGCGACGACGTCGCCCCAGCGGCGCAGGAAGCGCGCGATCTGCGAGCCCGGGGCGAAGCTGGTCTGCCGCGAGGCGCTCTCGTGGTGCGCCATCTCGGCGAAGGGCGTGTAGACGATACGGTAGCCGAGCTGCCGCATTTTCAGGCACAGGTCGACGTCGTTGAAGTCGAGGGCGAAGCCCTCGTCGAAGCCGTTGACCGCCTCCAGCACCGCCTTGCGGGTGGCGAAGAGCGCCCCGGTCACCGCCGAGCAGTCGCGCTGCGTCAGGGCCCAGTCGCCGTAGGTCGGCTCGGCCGCGTCCCGGTTGTACCAGGGGTGGGCGAACACGTCGAAGATGCCGCCGGTCATGCCGGCATGCTGGATCTTGCCCGTGGGGAACAGCAGCCGGCCGCCGGCGCCGCCGACGCCGCGGTCCAGCGCGAAGGTCAGGAGCGCCTCGATCCAGCCGGGCCGGCGCACGACGAGGTCGTCGTTCATCAGGATGACGAGGTCGGTCTCGGCCGCGCGCCAGAGCGTGTTCATCTTGGCCGCGTAGTTGAACCGCTCGCCCGGAGCCCGGGTCGTCAGCAGGCGGGTCACGGTGAAGCGGTCGGAGCGGCCGCGATAGATCGCGTCGTCGGCCACGTCGTCGCCGATCAGCACGCGGATCCGGTCGGCCGGGTAGGTGCTGCGGCTGAGACTGTCGAGCAGGTTGATCACGTGGGGCTTGGCGCCCTCGACGGCGCGGCCCTGATCGTCCTTCGGGCGGCTCTGGTTGGTCGGCACCACCAGGGTCACGGCCGGCCGCGCGTCGAGGCTCCGGCGGATCTCCAGCGTGTCGGCGGTCAGCCCCGGGGCGGCGCGCAGCGGCATGCCGGAGGTCTCGAACCAGCGGTCGAGGGCGTGGGCGCGCGCCGTGCGCGTCGCCTTCGGGCGTTCCAGCGGCGAGGCGATCAAGGTCTGGGGGATCCGGTCGATGCCGATCCCCGCGGAGATCGCGCCGAGCAGGAAGCGGAACCACGCGGCGCTGCCGTGGCGCAGGCCGAAATCGGGGCTCAGGCCGGCCAGGGTCGAGACGCGGATCAGCAGCGGGAAGCCGATATAGTCGTCGGCCATGAGGAGGGCCGGGTTGAAGGCCGGCTTGCAGTGGACGCTGCGGACCTGGCCGGCGCCGTCCACCACGGCGTCGTCGCCGTAGAAGATGCCGATATCGGGCCGCTCCGCGAGCGCGCACGTCAGGCGCGCCGCGAGGTCGGGGCGCAGCTCGGAGGCCGCGGGCGCGACGAAGATCGCCCGGCAGGCGGGGAACTGGCCGGCCGCGACCTGGCCGAGCCGGCGCTCGTCGAGGGGGCGGAGTTGCGCGTCGAGGGGCAGCGGCAGGATCGCGTCCGGCCACGGGAGCGTGCCCCACGAGGCCGACGGCGTCGGGACCGGTTTCTTCTTCAACACGGGTCGCGTCTCCGGGGCTTCAGGACCGTTCGGCGGCCAGGAGGCGGGTCAGGCTCGCCTCCATGGCCCGCGCCACCGCGCCGATGGACAGCCGCTCGCGGATGCGCGCGCGGGCGGCGGCGCCGATCCGGGCCGCGTCGCCCCCGGTCACCGCCCGGGCCGCGTCGTTGAGGGCTCGCGTGAGGTCCGCCTCGTCCACCTGGCCCCACTCGGCGCCGCGCAGGTACGGGCCGTAGGTCTGGTCGAGGGCCGTGACCTCCGCCTTCACGGGGAAGCCGCAGGTGGCGTCGAGGAAGTCGCGGCAGCCGCCGTAATCGGTGGCGACCACGACCTTGCCCATCTCCATCGCCTCGGCGATCGTCAGGCCGAAGCCCTCCGAGGAGTGCGACGAGGCGTAGACCGCGCAGAGGTCGAACAGCGCGCCGAGCTCGTTCTGGGAGAGCGGCTGGTCGATCACCACGACGTCGCCGGACGTGCCCACGAGGTCGAGGAGCTTCTTGCCCTCCTCGGGCAGGTCGAACACGTGCTTGGTCTTGAGCACGAGCTGCCAGCCGGCCTGCCCGAGGCCCGCCGCCCGGAAGGCCCGGATCAGCGCGTGCGGGTTCTTGCGGGCGAGGTAGCTGGAGCCGTCGAAGGCGTAGAGGATCACCCGCCTGGACGGGTCGATCGCGAAGGCCTTGCGCAGGTTCGCCTTGGCGGCGGCGCTCACCGGCTCGCCGGCCTCGTTCTCGACCACGTAGGGCACGACGTCGACCGGGATGTCGGTGATCTGCCGGAAGATCGCCGCGCAGAACTCCGTCGGCGCCCAGATCGCGTCGAGCCCGTCGACGGTCGGCAGCCAGCCGCCGGGCACGTGGGAGGTCTCCCAGACGAACAGCCCGATCTTCAGCCGCGCCTCCGCGGCGATCGCCCGCTGTCGGTCGCTCATCAGCGAGTGCCAGCTGTCGCCGTTGAAATGGACCAGCGCGACGTCGGCGGGCCCCGAGAAGGTCCGGGCCTGCCACGCCGGCGCCACCCGGGCGTGGACGTGGAACGGCCGCTCCATCGGGTGGACGTTCAGCGCGAAGGGGGTCCGATGCAGGGCGCGGGCGTAGCTCCGGGCCGCGACGCCGAGGCCGTTGGCGTAGTTCATCGGCGAGACGTAGGCGACGCGCAGCGGCCGCTCCGGCGCCCGGGGCCGGCGCAGGTCCGCCCAGACCCGCGCGCCCGGATACGTGTAGGTCACGTCGAGCCGGTCGAGGTCGAAGCCGCGCTCGGCGATCGCCTCCCGCACCGCCGCCCCGCCGATCGCGGCGTGCTCGCCCAGCAGCGAGCGCTTCACGAACGGGAAGCCCTGGCTGAGCATGTTCTCCCAGTCGAACAGGGTGCGGTTGTTGCGCGGGTCGTTGACCAGCGACATGTGCTTGTTCTGGGCCGAGAACAGGCTGCGCATGCCGAGCCCGGCCGCCCGCATCCGCTGCGAGAAGGTCAGCTCGTACTCGGTGATGACCGCGTTCTTGTCCGGCCAGTTCGCCACCGACAGGAGGAAGTGGTTGAACGCGTAGGAGGACAGGCAGCGCCGCTTCAGGGCCAGGAAGAAGCTCTGGAGGTGGTGGCTGTAGTAGAAATTGTCGGCCAGCCCGATCACCGCCTCCGGAAAGGCGTCGATCTTGGCGAGCAGGCCGGCGAAGTCGTCGCGGTCGAGGGGTCCGACGAGGCTGTCATTGGCGAGGTAGAGCGTCTCGGAATCGAGGAGGTCGGTGTCCTCCAGGAGGATATGCGCCCAGGCGGCGAAGTCGAAGCCGCTGTTCTCGCGCAGGTAGACCGAGGCGCAGAGATCCAGGATCGCCTGCGGCACGGCGTTCTTGTGCTGGTCGGCGGCGATGATCAGGACGAGGTCGGTCCCGTTCTCCGCGAAGGCCCGCAGGTAGGGCTCGACGTGGCCGCGGATCCGCCCCTCGGGGCAGTGGGTGATGAACAGGGCCGTGCGGCCGTGCCGCCGGGGTTCGCGCTTCAGGCAGGAGAGGCGCGCGTCCGAGGCTTCCGGCACCGCGGCCCCGGGGACGCGGCGGGTCAGGCGGCCCGCCTCCAGGCCGGTGGTGACGTAGTCGATCAGCGGGTTGAGGCCGAGCGCCGCGACCTTCGGGTAGCGGGCGCGGTACCAGGGCGCGTCGAAGCGCGGCGACGGGCTCGTCGTGCGGCCGCCGTCGGCGAGGAAATGCGCCAGCGGATTCTGCCCGGCCGCGTCGCCGGCCGCGGCGTCGAGCAAGTAGGTCTCGGTGTACCAGCGCGTGTCGAACCAGGGCCCCGGATCGAGGCCCTCGGCGGCGCCGTGCTCCAGGTAGTGGACCAGCGGGTTGAGGCTGTCGGCCCGCACCGCGGCGGACTGGGCCGCGTACCAGTCGGGGTCGAACAGCGGGTGGGGCGCGTAGCGGCGGTAGCCGCCGGCCATAACGTAGTGCTCCAGGGGCTCGAGCCCGCTGGTCTCGGCCTCGGGGCAGCGCTCCCGGTAGAAGGCGGCGTCGAACAGGCCCGACCGGCGGATCAGGTCGACGTGCCGCGACAGGCCGGCGAACTCCTCCGGGTTGCGCAGGTAGCCCTGCTTCCGGCCGGTCTCGAAGAAGTGGCTCAGCGCGTTGCCGCCCGCCGCCCGGGCGTCCGGGTAGCGGGACAGGTACCAGGCGGTGTCGAACTGAGGCGACGGGTCGGTGTCGCCCCGCGACAGGAAGTCGGCGAACGCCCGGGCGCGGTGCTCCGCGCCGCCGAGGTAGCGCGTCGCGTACCAGTCCGGGTCGAACAGCGGGTTGGGGCGGATGCCCGTCGCGGCGCCGCGGTCGAGGTAGTGGAGCAGCGGGTTGGTGCCCTCGGCCCGGAGGCCCGGGACGGAATCGAGGTAGAGGTCGCCGTGGAACAGCGGGTGAGGCCAGCGCCCCTCGCGCCCGCCATGGACCGCGTAGTGCACCGCCGGATCGATCCCCTCGCCGACCACGTCGGGGTAGCGCCTCGCGTACCAGGCCGGGTCGAACAGGCCGGATTCCTTGACGGCACGGACGAGGTCCGCCTGACGGGGCTCGCCGCGGCGGTGGCCCTTAAGGCGCCGGGTCAGCGGGCGCGCGAGGGATTGCGCCGCGCCGGCGAGGCCGGCCTTCTCCGACGATCCGACGACGAACACATCTCGAAGGCGCATGGTCAGGTCCGGATACGCGGGAAGCCCGCAAAGCTGCCCACGCCGCGATCCGCGAGAGACATCAGAGGGTTCGGCCGGTCCGGCGGTCGCGGGTGAGGATCGCCCCGGCTTGGGCGCCTTCCTAAAGGTCCGGGTCGCCCACGCCAAGAGCGGGGGCGTCTCCGGGACGCGCGCGACCGTCCCGGTCGGGGTCGCGCGCTCGGCAGGCGCATCGGCTCGCCGCGAGGCGGGCCGAGCGCGCGACGATATCTCCGACCATCGCACTCTTCATCATGGACCTTCAGGACGCACGCATCGGGACCGGAACCGCGGCGACCGAACGAAGGGCGGATCCCCTCTCCCGTGCGGGAGAGGGACAGGGTGAGGGATCAGGTCTGTCCGAGAAGGGCGCGACCTCACGGCGCTTCGAGGGCGTTCTCCATCCTGACACGTCCCGTCCCTCACCCCAACCCTCTCCCGCTCGGGAGAGGGAGCCCGTCGCGCCCGGCCGGAATTCCGGTGTCCGACATCGTGGGCGGGTCCGACCTCGGCGAGGGCGTCCGACGTCGCGAAATCGGCCGCGAGAGAGCGTGCGGCGATCCCGACCTTGCCAGCCCGGCACCTGAAGCCCCACACTTGCGGGATTGGCCGGCGGGTCCCGCGGGGCCCGGGCAGGAGATGGATATCGGCATGACGCAGGGGATCAGCCCGGCCACCGCCCTGGACGACGGCATCGTGGCGACGGCGGAGAGCTGCCTCGCCGACGTCGGCGCGGCGCGGGAGGCGATCCACGGGGTGATCTTCGGCCAGGAGAAAGTCGTCGATCTCGCACTCGTGACCATCCTGGCCGGCGGCCACGGTTTGCTGGTCGGCCTTCCCGGCCTCGCCAAGACCAAGCTGGTCGAGACGCTCGGCACGGTGCTCGGCCTCGACGCGCGGCGCGTGCAGTTCACCCCGGACCTGATGCCCTCCGACATCCTCGGCACCGAGATCCTGGAGGAGGACGCCGAGCGCCGCCGGGCCTTCCGGTTCGTGCAGGGGCCGGTCTTCACCCAGCTCCTGATGGCCGACGAGATCAACCGGGCGAGCCCGCGCACGCAGTCGGCGCTGCTCCAGGCCATGCAGGAGGGCCACGTCTCGGTGGCGGGCGCCCGCCACGACCTGCCCCGGCCGTTCCACGTGCTGGCGACCCAGAACCCGATCGAGCAGGAGGGCACCTATCCGCTGCCCGAGGCGCAGCTCGACCGGTTCCTCCTGGAGATCGACGTCGGCTACCCCGACCGCGCCGCCGAGCGCCGGATCCTGATCGAGACCACCGGCGTGGACGAGGCGCGGCCGCGGGCCGTGATGTCCACCGAGCAGCTGCTCACCGCCCAGCGCCTCGTGCGCCGGCTGCCGGTGGGCGAGGCCGTGGTCGAGGCGATCCTCGACCTCGTCCGCGCGGCCCGGCCGGACAGCGGCGACGCCATCGTGAAGGACAAGCTCCTCTGGGGCCCCGGCCCCCGCGCCAGCCAGGCGCTGACGCTCGCGGCCCGCGCCCGGGCGCTGATCGAGGGCCGGGTCGCCCCCTCGGTGGCCGACGTGAAGGCGCTCGCCGAGCCGGTGCTCAAGCACCGGATGGCGCTGAGCTACACCGCCCGCGCCGACGGCGAGACCATCGAGGGCCTGATCGCCAAGCTCGCGGAGAAGCTCTGACTTTGGTCGCGACGAACGCCCTCGACGCCGGCAGGCGCACCCCCGGCCGGCGCGAGAGCGAGGGCGCGACCGCCCTCTCCGACAAGATGCCCCGCCTCGTCCTGGAGGCGCGCCGCGTGTCGAGCCTGCTGGCCCACGGCCTCCACGGCCGCCGCCGCGCGGGGCCGGGCGAGAGCTTCTGGCAGTTCCGCCCCTTCGTCACCGGCGAGGCCGCGGCCCGCGTCGACTGGCGCCGCTCGGCCCGGGACGACCGGCTCTACGTCCGCGAGCGCGAATGGGAGGCGGCCCACAATATCTGGCTGTGGATCGACCGCTCGGCCTCGATGGGCTTCGTGTCGGACCTCGCGTCGGCCCCGAAGATCGAGCGGGCGCTCGTCCTCGGGCTCGCCCTCGCGGACGCTTTCGTGGAGGGCGGCGAGCGGGTCGGCCTGCTCGGGCTGACCCGCGCGAGCGCGTCGCGGGGCATCGTCGAGCGCCTGGCCCAGGCGCTCGTGGCCGACCACGCGGGCCTGACCCAGGACCTGCCGCCCCGGGCCAGCCCCGCCCGCTTCGACGAGGTGGTGCTGATCGGCGACTTCCTCACCGAGCCCGACCGGATCGCCGCCTCGGTGCAGAGCCTCGCCGGCCGCGGCAGCCGCGGCCACCTCCTCATGGTGGCGGACCCGATCGAGGAGACCTTCCCGTTCACCGGCCAGGCCGTCCTGCACGACCTCGAGGGTGGCCTCAGCCTCGATATCGGCGACGCCGACGCCTGGGGCGCGCGCTACCGGGCCCGGATCGCCGAGCACCGGGCGGCGCTCGCCGCCATCGCCCGCGGCCAGGGCTGGACGCTGACGATCCACCGCACGGACCGGCCGGCGAGCGAGGCGGCCCTGCGGCTCGCCACGCTGATCGCCGCCCGCGGCACCGAGTGAGGCCGCCATGCTGGGTCTGACCTTCGCGGCGCCGCTGGCGCTCGCCGCCCTGATCGGCCTGCCGGCCCTGTGGTTCCTGCTGCGGGTGACCCCGCCGCGCCCGCGGCGGATCAACTTCCCGCCGCTGAAGCTCGTCGCCGACCTGATCCCGCAGCGGCAGACCCCGGCGCGCACGCCGCCCTGGCTGCTGATCCTCCGGCTCCTGATCGCCGCCGCCCTGATCCTCGCGGTGGCCGGCCCGGTCTGGAACGCCGGGGGCGTCGGGGCCGGGGGCGGGCGCAGCGCGCTCCTCGTGCTCCTCGACAACGGCTTCTCCGCCGCCCACGACTGGCGCGACCGCCTGCGCGTCGCCACCGACGCGGTGGAGGGCGCCGCCCGGGACGGCCGCCCGGTGGCGGTGATCGGCCTCGCCGACGCCCCCGCGGCCTTCGAGGCGAAGACGCCCGCCGCCGCCCTGGAGCGCCTGCGCGCCCTCGCGCCGCGCCCGATCCTCCCCACCCGCGACGCGCACCTCGCGACGATCGAGACCTTCCTCGACAAGAACCGGGGCGCCGGCCTCGTCTGGATCAACGACGGCGTCGCCGGCGCGAACGACACGCGCTTCGCCAAGGGCCTCGCCGACCTCGCGGGCGACAAGGGCGCGGCCCTCACGGTGCTGCGGGCCGACAGGCCGCCGGCCCTCGCCCTGACCGCCACCGAGAACGCCGGCAAGCTCGTGACGCACGCCCTGCGGGCAGCGCCGAACGGGCGCGATTCCGGGGTGATCCGGGCCCTCGACCAGAAGGGCCTGCCGCTGGCCGAGCGCGACTTCGCCTTCGCGGCCGACGCCACCGAGGCGGACGCGACCTTCGAGATGCCGGTGGAGCTGCGCAACAGCATCAGCCGGCTGGAGATCGCGGGCGAGCGCTCGGCCGGCGCCGTGGTGCTGCAGGACGAGCGCGGCAAGCGGCGCCGGGTCGGGCTCGTGTTCGGCGGCACCCTCGACCAGGCGCAGCCTCTCCTGGCGCCGACCTACTACCTGTCGCGGGCGCTCCAGCCCTTCGCCGACGTGCAGGAGCCCCGGGGCGCCAAGGGCACGGCGGAGTCGATCAACCAGCTCCTCGACAATCAGGTCTCGGTCCTCGTGCTGGCCGATGTCGGCGCGCTCGACGAGAAGACCACCGCGCGGATCGAGAGCTTCGTGAAGGACGGCGGGATGCTGCTGCGCTTCGCCGGCCCGCGGCTCGCCGCCGGCAACGATCCGCTGGTGCCGGTGCGGCTGCGGCGGGGCGGGCGGACGCTCGGCGGCACGCTCTCCTGGGACAGCCCAAAGACCCTGGCGCCCTTCCCGCCCGAGAGCCCCTTCGCGGGCCTGACGCCGCCGGCCGATATCGGCGTGCGCCGCCAGATCCTGGCCGAGCCGGACGGCGACCTGCCGAACCGGACCTGGGCGTCGCTCCAGGACGGCACGCCGATCGTCACCGCGCAGAAGCGCGGCCAGGGCACGATCGTGCTGTTCCACGTGACCGCCGACACCACGTGGTCGAACCTGCCGCTCTCCGGCCTGTTCATCGACATGCTCCGGCGCGTCGTGGCGCTGGCCGGTGCCGCGGCGCCGGTCCAGGGGGACGCGACGCGGGCCGCGGCCCCGGTGCTCGCGCCGCGGGTGACGCTGGACGGGTTCGGCGCGCTGGGCTCGCCGCCGGCCTCGGCCACCGCGGTGTCGGCCGACTACGCCGACCGGGCGAACCTTGAGCATCCGCCGGGCTTCTACGGCCCGCCGGACGGAGGCATCAGCGTGAACGCCCTGAAACCGGATGACCGGCTGCAGCCCCTCGACACCGCGGCCCTCGGCGGCGCCCGGTTCGGGTCGCTCGCCGGGGCCGAGACCCTGGACCTGCGGCCGAGCCTGTTCACCCTGGCGCTGCTGCTGCTGGCCCTCGACACCCTGGCGGGGCTGTGGCTCGGCGGCTTCCTGCGCCGCGGCGGTCTGGCGGCCCGCCTGCGCGGCCGACCGGCCGTGCTGGCCCTCGCCGGCCTGGTCCTGCTCGCCGCCCTGCCAGCGCGCCCGGCCCGCGCGGAGGAGCCGCCCGCCAACCGGCCGAACGGCATCGAATCGGCGCTGGTCACGCGCCTCGCCTACGTGATCACGGGCGACGCCGCCGTCGACGAGGCGAGCCGCACCGGCCTCACCGGCCTGACTCAGATGCTGGCCGCGCGCACCGCCCTGGAGCCCGGCGAGCCGGCCGGAATCGACCCGGCGAAGGACGAGCTGGCCTTCTACCCGCTGATCTACTGGCCGATCGCCCCGAACCGGCCGCAGCCCTCGGACGTCGCGATCCGCAAGATCGACGCGTTCATGCGCAACGGCGGCACGGTCCTGTTCGACACCCGCGACGCGCTCACCGCCCGGCCGGGCGGGCCGCCCAGCCCGGAAGGGGCCTATCTCCGGAAGATGCTGGCGACGCTCGAGGTGCCGGAGCTGGAGCCGGTGCCCCTCGACCACGTGCTGACCAAAGCCTTCTACCTCGTGGACAGCTTCCCCGGCCGCTACGCCACGGGCCAGACCTGGGTGGAGGCGCTGCCGCCCGCCGCCGAGGGCGCCGAGCGCCGACCGGCCCGCGCGGGCGACGGCGTGAGCCCGATCATCATCACGGGCAACGACCTCGCCGCCGCCTGGGCGGTGGGGCGCCGGGGCGAGCCGCTCTACCCGGTCGTCGGCGGCGACCAGCGCCAGCGCGAGATGGCGTTCCGCGGCGGCGTGAACATCGTGATGTACACGCTCACCGGCAACTACAAGGCGGATCAGGTCCACGTGCCCGCGCTGCTGGAGCGGCTGGGGCAGTGATGAGTTCGGACACACTTCTCGAGGCCGCATCCTCGCCCCACGCGGCGCGCCCGCAGATCCGGAGCGCGCGGTCGGTGATGCGGCAGCAGGACGGAGCGCGGGTCCCCTCTCCCGTGCGGGAGAGGGACAGGGTGAGGGGTGAGACCTGTCCGGACGTGGCGCGTCCAGTCAGTGGGTCGCTCGCGCGCTCGGGACGGAAGCGTCGTATCCCTCACCCCGACCCTCTCCCGCACGGGAGAGGGCGCCCGTCGCATTTGGCCGAACCGTTGCGTGAGC from Methylobacterium sp. NMS14P includes:
- a CDS encoding glycosyltransferase family 2 protein is translated as MLKKKPVPTPSASWGTLPWPDAILPLPLDAQLRPLDERRLGQVAAGQFPACRAIFVAPAASELRPDLAARLTCALAERPDIGIFYGDDAVVDGAGQVRSVHCKPAFNPALLMADDYIGFPLLIRVSTLAGLSPDFGLRHGSAAWFRFLLGAISAGIGIDRIPQTLIASPLERPKATRTARAHALDRWFETSGMPLRAAPGLTADTLEIRRSLDARPAVTLVVPTNQSRPKDDQGRAVEGAKPHVINLLDSLSRSTYPADRIRVLIGDDVADDAIYRGRSDRFTVTRLLTTRAPGERFNYAAKMNTLWRAAETDLVILMNDDLVVRRPGWIEALLTFALDRGVGGAGGRLLFPTGKIQHAGMTGGIFDVFAHPWYNRDAAEPTYGDWALTQRDCSAVTGALFATRKAVLEAVNGFDEGFALDFNDVDLCLKMRQLGYRIVYTPFAEMAHHESASRQTSFAPGSQIARFLRRWGDVVAEDPAYSPQLRIDTDVVAPRADATRWITERRADAA
- a CDS encoding rhamnan synthesis F family protein, coding for MRLRDVFVVGSSEKAGLAGAAQSLARPLTRRLKGHRRGEPRQADLVRAVKESGLFDPAWYARRYPDVVGEGIDPAVHYAVHGGREGRWPHPLFHGDLYLDSVPGLRAEGTNPLLHYLDRGAATGIRPNPLFDPDWYATRYLGGAEHRARAFADFLSRGDTDPSPQFDTAWYLSRYPDARAAGGNALSHFFETGRKQGYLRNPEEFAGLSRHVDLIRRSGLFDAAFYRERCPEAETSGLEPLEHYVMAGGYRRYAPHPLFDPDWYAAQSAAVRADSLNPLVHYLEHGAAEGLDPGPWFDTRWYTETYLLDAAAGDAAGQNPLAHFLADGGRTTSPSPRFDAPWYRARYPKVAALGLNPLIDYVTTGLEAGRLTRRVPGAAVPEASDARLSCLKREPRRHGRTALFITHCPEGRIRGHVEPYLRAFAENGTDLVLIIAADQHKNAVPQAILDLCASVYLRENSGFDFAAWAHILLEDTDLLDSETLYLANDSLVGPLDRDDFAGLLAKIDAFPEAVIGLADNFYYSHHLQSFFLALKRRCLSSYAFNHFLLSVANWPDKNAVITEYELTFSQRMRAAGLGMRSLFSAQNKHMSLVNDPRNNRTLFDWENMLSQGFPFVKRSLLGEHAAIGGAAVREAIAERGFDLDRLDVTYTYPGARVWADLRRPRAPERPLRVAYVSPMNYANGLGVAARSYARALHRTPFALNVHPMERPFHVHARVAPAWQARTFSGPADVALVHFNGDSWHSLMSDRQRAIAAEARLKIGLFVWETSHVPGGWLPTVDGLDAIWAPTEFCAAIFRQITDIPVDVVPYVVENEAGEPVSAAAKANLRKAFAIDPSRRVILYAFDGSSYLARKNPHALIRAFRAAGLGQAGWQLVLKTKHVFDLPEEGKKLLDLVGTSGDVVVIDQPLSQNELGALFDLCAVYASSHSSEGFGLTIAEAMEMGKVVVATDYGGCRDFLDATCGFPVKAEVTALDQTYGPYLRGAEWGQVDEADLTRALNDAARAVTGGDAARIGAAARARIRERLSIGAVARAMEASLTRLLAAERS
- a CDS encoding AAA family ATPase — encoded protein: MTQGISPATALDDGIVATAESCLADVGAAREAIHGVIFGQEKVVDLALVTILAGGHGLLVGLPGLAKTKLVETLGTVLGLDARRVQFTPDLMPSDILGTEILEEDAERRRAFRFVQGPVFTQLLMADEINRASPRTQSALLQAMQEGHVSVAGARHDLPRPFHVLATQNPIEQEGTYPLPEAQLDRFLLEIDVGYPDRAAERRILIETTGVDEARPRAVMSTEQLLTAQRLVRRLPVGEAVVEAILDLVRAARPDSGDAIVKDKLLWGPGPRASQALTLAARARALIEGRVAPSVADVKALAEPVLKHRMALSYTARADGETIEGLIAKLAEKL
- a CDS encoding DUF58 domain-containing protein, with protein sequence MVATNALDAGRRTPGRRESEGATALSDKMPRLVLEARRVSSLLAHGLHGRRRAGPGESFWQFRPFVTGEAAARVDWRRSARDDRLYVREREWEAAHNIWLWIDRSASMGFVSDLASAPKIERALVLGLALADAFVEGGERVGLLGLTRASASRGIVERLAQALVADHAGLTQDLPPRASPARFDEVVLIGDFLTEPDRIAASVQSLAGRGSRGHLLMVADPIEETFPFTGQAVLHDLEGGLSLDIGDADAWGARYRARIAEHRAALAAIARGQGWTLTIHRTDRPASEAALRLATLIAARGTE
- a CDS encoding DUF4159 domain-containing protein; protein product: MLGLTFAAPLALAALIGLPALWFLLRVTPPRPRRINFPPLKLVADLIPQRQTPARTPPWLLILRLLIAAALILAVAGPVWNAGGVGAGGGRSALLVLLDNGFSAAHDWRDRLRVATDAVEGAARDGRPVAVIGLADAPAAFEAKTPAAALERLRALAPRPILPTRDAHLATIETFLDKNRGAGLVWINDGVAGANDTRFAKGLADLAGDKGAALTVLRADRPPALALTATENAGKLVTHALRAAPNGRDSGVIRALDQKGLPLAERDFAFAADATEADATFEMPVELRNSISRLEIAGERSAGAVVLQDERGKRRRVGLVFGGTLDQAQPLLAPTYYLSRALQPFADVQEPRGAKGTAESINQLLDNQVSVLVLADVGALDEKTTARIESFVKDGGMLLRFAGPRLAAGNDPLVPVRLRRGGRTLGGTLSWDSPKTLAPFPPESPFAGLTPPADIGVRRQILAEPDGDLPNRTWASLQDGTPIVTAQKRGQGTIVLFHVTADTTWSNLPLSGLFIDMLRRVVALAGAAAPVQGDATRAAAPVLAPRVTLDGFGALGSPPASATAVSADYADRANLEHPPGFYGPPDGGISVNALKPDDRLQPLDTAALGGARFGSLAGAETLDLRPSLFTLALLLLALDTLAGLWLGGFLRRGGLAARLRGRPAVLALAGLVLLAALPARPARAEEPPANRPNGIESALVTRLAYVITGDAAVDEASRTGLTGLTQMLAARTALEPGEPAGIDPAKDELAFYPLIYWPIAPNRPQPSDVAIRKIDAFMRNGGTVLFDTRDALTARPGGPPSPEGAYLRKMLATLEVPELEPVPLDHVLTKAFYLVDSFPGRYATGQTWVEALPPAAEGAERRPARAGDGVSPIIITGNDLAAAWAVGRRGEPLYPVVGGDQRQREMAFRGGVNIVMYTLTGNYKADQVHVPALLERLGQ